One window from the genome of Nicotiana sylvestris chromosome 9, ASM39365v2, whole genome shotgun sequence encodes:
- the LOC104241216 gene encoding uncharacterized protein, whose amino-acid sequence MVVPSSEYVLPEVGSPGAGRTNRSVLCFEKARRLHFTAFDMIRSELLHQGARLRNALEKGDPLRLLSKDKEVKLMHWRYEAYRSSNHESYLTEQLQKKTEALEYLKGEADHVRNACGELRAQVQAQALEEKSASAKVTAFEVQLRLARDNGLVKEDMITKLETDLSKVRTEITDARAEALLNRNRADQEMAIHVKDVADAQAELKWALDREKRIEEYVRCKSRREVLEEVGAMVFVLSKELARVWEDERDARLLLADASESESGASRP is encoded by the exons ACGTTTTGCCCGAAGTTGGTTCTCCCGGGGCCGGAAGGACCAACAGGAGTGTGCTCTGCTTCGAGAAAGCCCGCCGGCTCCACTTCACG gcctttgatatgatcaggtctgagctgctccatcaAGGGGCCAGGCTTCGGAACGCTCTGGAAAAGGGTGATCCCCTCAGGCTCCTTAGCAAGGATAAGGAGGTTAAGTTgatgcattggcgatatgaggcatacCGGAGTTCGAATCACGAGAGCTATTTGACAGAGCAG ctgcagaaaaagacggaaGCACTGGAATACCTTAAGGGCGAAGCCGATCACGTCAGGAATGCTTGCGGTGaactaagggctcaggtgcaagctcaagctttagaggagaaaaGTGCCTCGGCCAAGGTTACCgccttcgaggtccaactccgTTTGGCTCGTGACAATGGTTTAGTTAAAGAagatatgatcacgaagctcgaGACCGATCTTTCAAAGGTCAGGACTGAGATAAccgatgctcgggctgaagcgtTGTTGAATCGAAATAGGGCTGATCAAGAGATGGCGATTCATGTGAAAGATGTTGCTGACGCCCAGGCTGAGTTGAAGTGGGCCCTCGATCGTGAGAAGAGGATCGAAGAATATGTTCGTTGTAAATCCCgcagagaggtactcgaggaggtcgGCGCCATGGTTTTTGTTCTCTCGAAGGAATTGGCTCGTGTATGGGAGGACGAGCGCGATGCTCGGTTACTTCTTGCTGATGCCTCGGAGAGCGAATCTGGGGCTAGCAGGCCATAG